Proteins encoded in a region of the Synechococcus sp. BIOS-U3-1 genome:
- a CDS encoding DUF6717 family protein, translating to MSAKENTTLLEPTYWQLTDAERELVNASAPDLDQWTFQMERRDDGMWQFSMPEYKTKNELLVGGTEQIMDDIYRSMSEVKADRYSTMEVTVSRIPLEEETTTLTWLKEDRKNPGSTYWLDEVTGKQAWLSPWLKLCWDPAPELMYIHCEITS from the coding sequence ATGTCTGCAAAAGAAAACACTACCTTGCTTGAACCAACATACTGGCAACTGACTGACGCCGAGCGTGAGTTAGTCAATGCTTCAGCTCCAGATCTAGACCAATGGACATTCCAGATGGAACGTCGGGATGATGGCATGTGGCAATTCTCAATGCCTGAATACAAAACGAAAAACGAGCTCCTCGTTGGTGGAACAGAACAGATCATGGACGACATCTATCGATCGATGTCTGAGGTAAAAGCTGATCGCTATTCCACAATGGAAGTTACGGTCAGCCGTATTCCCCTTGAAGAAGAGACAACGACCCTTACCTGGCTGAAAGAAGATCGTAAAAATCCAGGTTCAACCTATTGGTTGGATGAAGTGACCGGCAAGCAAGCATGGCTGAGCCCATGGCTAAAGCTTTGCTGGGACCCCGCTCCTGAGCTCATGTATATCCACTGTGAGATCACTTCATAA